A genomic region of Glycine max cultivar Williams 82 chromosome 15, Glycine_max_v4.0, whole genome shotgun sequence contains the following coding sequences:
- the LOC102666576 gene encoding classical arabinogalactan protein 26, with protein sequence MASYNAHLKLMIIIMAFMPSPLLSSYSQEPIPKVPTLSSSPATLTDPPPSPSSLSPFQELSPDIAPLLPSPGGVLPTPAAGSDIPTIPSNPSPPNPDDIIAPGPLSAFSPFGSPLSSNAPTTSLVGIIATAFFAGLAVCWSLHCMREYEWF encoded by the coding sequence ATGGCATCATACAATGCTCATCTAAAactcatgatcatcatcatggCTTTCATGCCCTCACCTCTTCTTTCATCATATTCACAAGAACCTATTCCCAAAGTTCCCACACTCTCATCTTCACCAGCAACATTAACGGATCCTCCTCCATCTCCCTCTTCACTATCTCCTTTCCAAGAGCTGTCCCCAGACATTGCTCCACTGCTGCCTTCTCCTGGTGGTGTTTTGCCAACTCCTGCTGCTGGCTCAGACATTCCCACCATTCCTTCCAATCCAAGCCCTCCAAACCCAGATGACATTATTGCTCCAGGGCCTCTTTCTGCTTTCTCACCATTTGGATCACCACTTTCTTCCAATGCCCCTACAACAAGTCTAGTTGGTATCATAGCCACTGCTTTTTTTGCTGGTTTAGCAGTATGCTGGTCTTTGCACTGTATGAGAGAGTATGAGTGGTTTTGA
- the LOC100817590 gene encoding serine/threonine-protein kinase RUNKEL, protein MNQYHIYEAIGRGRYSTVYKGRKKKTIEYFAIKSVDKSQKTKVLEEVRILHTLDHANVLKFYDWYETSAHLWLVLEYCVGGDLLSILRQDSQLPEDSVHGFAYNLVKALQFLHSNEIIYCDLKPSNILLDENGCAKLCDFGLARKLKDISKAPSSSLPRAKRGTPSYMAPELFEDGGVHSYASDFWALGCVLYECYAGRPPFVGREFTQLVKSIISDPTPPLPGNPSRPFVNLINSLLVKDPAERIQWPELCGHAFWRTKFTLLPLPAQPAFDDMIELHAKPCLSERNGDKSSHNRTPTKYREKDVKGALRKDENSVLGSRGIETPARATPIGHRTQTKGSGRIHEVKQKDNSNISKGVNLLRLSRIAKTNLQRENEKENYRRPLPNNSENDSEVKIENTDMELDFNENTEDDAHEETDGTEQTTPVPDEKTDNHFLNQGKAEEIENNTHQLDTPSVVHPPVSDDPRSFDHESTPDLPDISAISPSVSPQVKKHRTKEDAGSGLDFDSSRLSNNLSQVLWHPSDLSVRPVMPSRKIDKASEVIPSLPFEALQASDFVKMPKEKLEAIHNRILSILNGNTSIGEKQNVIRYLEMLSSNADAANILTNGPIMLMLVKLQRQSKASALRVQLASLIGLLIRHSTFVDDSLASSGILGALTDGLRDRQEKVRRFSMAALGELLFYISTQNADCRDNNQLESPSKDNRTTHGWQVPNSLISLVSSMLRKGEDDITQLYALRTIENICSQGGSWVGRLSSQYVISNLCYIYRASGKQESMRLTAGSCLVRLVRFNPPSIQLVIEKLSFKDLASALVKGSPREQQISLNLLNMAMLGSHMFTNIGRCLVSLAEDKNLIPSLLGLVEQGSEVLRGKALVLVALLCKHGRRWLPHFFCSQKLLSVVDRLGKEKDAYVRQCLDAFVHIVASSIPGLLDIITGDVQQMMGGRRQGHISALTSRSAPKTSIHLFPVVLHLLGTSTFKHKVVTPQVLRQLANLIKLVETPFQGRDDFQITLLRIFESLTEESPVILGNPDIFIREILPSSTVLYKGNKDGDARFLCLKILFDVMIILLSEPIEEEHRLKDLKFVSNTHFLPLYPTLIEDEDPIPIYAQKLLVMLMEFSFITIPDILHLKTISQCFEFLLGDLSNANVNNVKLCLALASAPEMESKLLSQLKVVRRIGNFLEFVYAKGMEDLLDPTLGLCKAFLARSVSCTKGFSYTTEPILLGDCPPELSGGAVDPQQCIKDIADFGSNVGVLLELSASAETSIADIASECVVLLLKAAPREATTGILTNLPKVTVILESWNRGIPHLMVQRMLHALGYACKQYLLHAMILSISKPEISRTEVIVSELKSSGGSALAKTAGLAALELQRLPRCI, encoded by the exons ATGAACCAGTACCACATCTACGAAGCCATCGGTCGCGGCAGATACTCC ACCGTTTACAAGGGCAGGAAGAAGAAGACTATTGAGTATTTCGCCATCAAAAGCGTCGATAAATCGCAGAAAACTAAGGTCCTTGAAGAA GTCAGGATTCTTCACACATTGGATCATGCAAATGTGCTGAAGTTTTACGACTG GTATGAAACTTCTGCTCACCTATGGTTGGTTTTAGAGTACTGTGTTGGAGGGGATCTGCTTTCCATATTACGACAG GATAGTCAACTTCCTGAAGATTCGGTTCATGGTTTTGCTTATAATCTAGTCAAAGCTTTGCA GTTTTTACAttcaaatgaaataatatattgtGACCTGAAACCTTCAAACATCCTACTAGATGAAAACGGATGTGCAAAG CTATGTGATTTTGGATTGGCGAGGAAGTTGAAAGATATATCAAAAGCTCCTTCTTCCTCG TTACCGCGAGCAAAACGTGGAACACCCTCTTACATGGCTCCGGAGCTTTTTGAGGATGGTGGAGTCCATTCTTATGCTTCTGATTTCTGGGCACTAGGCTGTGTACTATATGAATGCTATGCTGGGAGGCCACCCTTTGTGGGAAGAGAATTCACCCAGCTTGTAAAATCCATCATTTCAGATCCGACTCCACCTCTCCCTGGTAATCCAAGTCGGCCTtttgtcaatttaattaattccctGTTGGTAAAAGATCCAGCTGAAAGAATACAGTGGCCTGAGCTTTGTGGACATGCCTTTTGGAGAACCAAATTTACTCTGTTGCCTCTGCCTGCTCAACCTGCCTTTGATGATATGATAGAGCTACATGCTAAACCATGCTTATCAGAACGTAATGGAGATAAATCTTCGCATAACAGGACCCCTACCAAATATCGTGAAAAAGATGTCAAAGGGGCGTTGAGAAAGGATGAGAACTCTGTTTTAGGATCTAGAGGCATTGAGACACCAGCAAGGGCAACACCAATTGGCCACAGAACTCAGACAAAGGGTTCTGGCAGAATACATGAGGTAAAGCAAAAAGATAATTCTAACATTAGCAAGGGTGTGAATCTTTTGAGACTGTCAAGAATAGCAAAAACAAATTTACAGAGAGAAAATGAGAAGGAAAACTATCGACGCCCCTTGCCTAATAACTCTGAGAATGATTCTGAAGTTAAAATTGAGAACACTGACATGGAACTTGATTTTAACGAGAATACTGAAGATGATGCGCATGAAGAAACTGATGGCACCGAACAAACAACTCCTGTGCCTGATGAGAAAACAGACAATCATTTTCTGAACCAGGGAAAAGCAGAGGAGATTGAAAATAATACACACCAGTTGGACACCCCATCTGTTGTTCACCCTCCAGTCTCGGATGACCCAAGGTCATTTGATCATGAATCAACTCCTGACCTTCCTGACATATCTGCTATTTCTCCCAGTGTGAGCCCTCAGGTGAAGAAGCATAGAACTAAAGAAGACGCAGGATCAGGCCTTGACTTCGATTCTTCAAGGTTGTCTAACAACCTTTCCCAGGTTCTTTGGCATCCATCTGATCTCTCAGTCAGACCTGTAATGCCTAGCAGAAAAATTGATAAAGCCTCAGAAGTCATTCCTTCACTCCCTTTTGAGGCATTGCAAGCATCTGATTTTGTCAAGATGCCCAAAGAGAAATTGGAGGCAATCCACAACCGAATATTATCCATTTTGAATGGAAATACCAGCATTGGAGAGAAACAGAATGTGATTAGGTACCTTGAGATGTTGAGCAGTAATGCTGATGCAGCTAATATCTTGACCAATGGGCCAATAATGCTCATGCTTGTAAAATTGCAGCGTCAATCCAAGGCATCAGCTTTGCGTGTTCAACTTGCTTCACTGATTGGTCTGTTGATTAGGCACTCCACCTTTGTTGATGACAGTTTGGCTAGTTCTGGAATTTTAGGTGCACTGACTGATGGCCTTAGAGACAGGCAGGAAAAAGTAAGGAGGTTCTCCATGGCTGCTTTGGGTGAGTTACTATTTTATATATCCACTCAAAATGCGGACTGCAGGGATAACAATCAACTTGAATCTCCATCAAAGGACAATAGGACTACACATGGCTGGCAG GTTCCAAATTCATTAATATCACTTGTGTCATCAATGTTGCGGAAGGGAGAGGATGATATAACTCAATTGTATGCattgagaacaattgagaatATTTGCAGTCAAGGAGGTTCCTGGGTGGGGCGTTTGTCCAGTCAATATGTTATTAGTAATCTCTGCTATATCTATAGGGCCTCAGGGAAACAAGAGAGTATGAGGCTCACTGCAGGATCATGCTTGGTGCGCTTAGTTCGTTTTAATCCTCCTAGCATTCAGTTGGTTATTGAGAAGCTCTCATTCAAGGACCTAGCTTCTGCTCTTGTCAAGGGCAGTCCACGAGAGCAGCAAATCAGCTTAAATCTTCTTAACATGGCAATGCTTGGAAGTCACATGTTCACAAATATTGGAAGATGCCTTGTATCACTTGCTGAGGATAAAAATCTGATCCCAAGTCTTTTGGGTCTTGTCGAGCAAGGTAGTGAAGTTTTAAGAGGAAAGGCACTAGTCCTTGTGGCCCTCCTCTGTAAGCATGGCAGGAGGTGGCTTCCACACTTCTTTTGTAGCCAAAAGTTACTCTCTGTGGTGGATAGGTTGGGAAAAGAGAAGGATGCTTATGTGAGGCAGTGTTTGGATGCATTTGTGCATATTGTGGCATCCAGTATTCCAGGTTTATTGGATATAATAACAGGGGATGTCCAGCAAATGATGGGAGGAAGGCGCCAAGGACACATCTCTGCCCTTACCAGCAGATCTGCCCCAAAAACCAGCATTCATTTGTTTCCTGTTGTCCTTCATCTTCTTGGAACTTCTACTTTTAAGCACAAAGTAGTCACACCGCAAGTCTTACGGCAGTTAGCGAATTTAATTAAACTCGTGGAGACACCGTTTCAG ggaagagatgacttccaaatAACCCTTCTTCGAATTTTCGAGTCTCTCACAGAGGAATCTCCTGTGATTCTTGGTAATCCTGACATTTTCATACGTGAAATCCTCCCTAGTTCGACAGTTCTCTACAAGGGGAACAAGGACGGTGATGCCAGATTTTTGTGccttaaaattctttttgaTGTGATGATCATTCTTTTGAGTGAACCAATTGAAGAAgagcatagattgaaggatctGAAATTCGTATCAAATACCCATTTTCTTCCTCTCTACCCAACCTTGATTGAAGATGAAGATCCTATTCCTATCTATGCACAGAAGCTTCTTGTCATGCTAATGGAGTTCAGTTTTATTACAATTCCTGACATTCTACATCTGAAGACAATTTCACAATGCTTTGAGTTCTTGCTGGGTGATCTCTCAAATGCAAATGTGAATAATGTTAAGCTGTGTCTTGCTCTGGCTTCTGCTCCTGAGATGGAGTCCAAATTACTCTCTCAGTTAAAGGTGGTTAGGAGGATTGGCAACTTTCTTGAGTTTGTATATGCAAAGGGTATGGAAGATTTGCTGGATCCAACTCTTGGGCTGTGTAAGGCTTTTCTAGCACGTTCAGTCAGCTGCACAAAAGGCTTCAGCTACACAACAGAACCAATTCTCTTAGGTGACTGTCCTCCTGAGTTGAGTGGTGGTGCTGTTGATCCCCAGCAATGCATAAAAGATATAGCAGACTTTGGAAGCAATGTCGGTGTCTTACTAGAGTTGAGTGCCTCTGCAGAAACCAGTATTGCTGATATAGCTTCTGAATGTGTTGTCTTACTGCTCAAGGCAGCTCCTAGAGAAGCCACGACTGGTATACTAACCAATCTCCCCAAGGTGACTGTGATCCTAGAGAGCTGGAATAGAGGCATTCCTCACTTGATGGTCCAGCGAATGCTTCACGCTTTAGGTTATGCTTGCAAGCAATACTTACTGCATGCAATGATATTATCAATATCCAAACCTGAGATTTCAAGAACTGAAGTCATAGTTTCTGAACTCAAAAGTTCAGGTGGATCAGCTTTAGCCAAAACAGCTGGGCTGGCAGCCTTGGAATTGCAGCGGTTGCCTCGCTGCATTTGA